The Acinonyx jubatus isolate Ajub_Pintada_27869175 chromosome D2, VMU_Ajub_asm_v1.0, whole genome shotgun sequence genome contains a region encoding:
- the ADO gene encoding 2-aminoethanethiol dioxygenase, whose product MPRDNMASLIQRIARQACLTFRGSGGCRSASDHGAAPGSEAPMPQGFPENLSKLKNLLTQVRAEDLNIAPRKATVQPLPPNLPPVTYMHIYETDGFSLGVFLLKSGTSIPLHDHPGMHGMLKVLYGTVRISCMDKLEAGGGQRPRAPPPEQQFEPPLKARERDAVRLGVLRSRAEYTEASGPCVLTPHQDNLHQIDAVDGPAAFLDILAPPYDPDDGRDCHYYRVLEPVRDKELSGSACDLPREVWLLETPQADDFWCEGEPYPGPKVFP is encoded by the coding sequence ATGCCCCGAGACAACATGGCCTCCCTGATCCAACGGATCGCCCGCCAGGCGTGTCTCACCTTCCGGGGCAGCGGGGGCTGCCGCAGCGCTTCCGACCACGGCGCGGCGCCGGGCTCCGAGGCCCCTATGCCTCAGGGCTTCCCGGAGAACCTGAGCAAGCTGAAGAACCTGCTGACCCAAGTCCGCGCGGAGGACCTGAACATCGCCCCGCGCAAGGCCACGGTGCAGCCGTTGCCGCCCAACCTACCACCGGTCACCTATATGCACATTTACGAAACCGACGGCTTCAGCCTTGGCGTGTTCCTGCTCAAGAGCGGCACGTCCATTCCGCTTCATGACCACCCGGGCATGCACGGCATGCTCAAGGTGCTCTACGGCACCGTGCGCATCAGCTGCATGGACAAGCTGGAGGCGGGCGGCGGGCAGCGGCCACGGGCCCCGCCGCCAGAGCAGCAGTTCGAGCCGCCGCTCAAAGCCCGGGAGCGGGACGCCGTGCGGCTGGGCGTGCTGCGCTCGAGGGCCGAGTACACCGAGGCCAGCGGCCCCTGCGTCCTCACCCCACACCAGGACAACCTGCACCAGATCGACGCTGTGGACGGGCCCGCCGCCTTCCTGGACATTCTGGCCCCGCCCTATGACCCGGACGATGGCCGGGACTGCCACTATTACCGGGTGCTGGAGCCTGTCAGGGACAAGGAGCTCTCCGGCTCGGCCTGCGACCTGCCCAGAGAGGTGTGGCTCCTGGAGACCCCTCAAGCCGATGACTTCTGGTGCGAGGGGGAGCCCTATCCAGGTCCCAAGGTCTTCCCTTGA